In one window of Lynx canadensis isolate LIC74 chromosome B3, mLynCan4.pri.v2, whole genome shotgun sequence DNA:
- the LOC115515792 gene encoding transmembrane and coiled-coil domain-containing protein 5B-like, whose product MEEVGQDPLDDVQEMMEILKLKVTKQNLDYLNLDLEKDLQRLDEANQVLLRKIQEKEEAIQSLEREIALSLGQANEREELNHIVSEKEESLRNLKSETAKLEKSNKVLGRKVVELQKKISRRVKNTGLDKEALKQMLVELKVRLQKSTESCAKQEKELLKIEGDYQSLHQLCEDQALYIKKYQEILRQMEKEKEVLLLEQEVFKAQNNSSQILKPGSILVETIQSNMEKTIIKKQKRIFWYRHFRCGVFMVMIFIRLLGYVLFHLQYTNPDLLVDVLPMVISRDTLKRLREVLLPFLTLEVEEVLPH is encoded by the exons ATGGAAGAAGTTGGACAGGACCCACTGGATGATGT GCAGGAAATGATGGaaatactgaaattaaaagtcacaaaacaaaaccttgacTACCTGAACTTAGACCTTGAAAAGGACCTGCAGAGACTGGATGAGGCAAATCAGGTTCTTCTCAGaaaaattcaagagaaagaagaagctaTTCAAAG TCTGGAAAGAGAGATTGCCCTGTCACTAGGACAAGCCAACGAGAGGGAGGAGTTGAACCATATTGTATCTGAGAAGGAGGAATCCCTGAGGAACCTGAAATCAGAGACAGCAAAGCTG GAAAAAAGCAACAAGGTTCTAGGCAGGAAGGTGGTGGAGCTTCAGAAG AAG ATTTCAAGGAGAGTTAAGAACACTGGCCTTGATAAAGAAGCCCTAAAGCAGATGTTGGTAGAACTGAAG GTGAGGCTACAAAAGTCAACAGAATCCTGTGCAAAGCAAGAGAAGGAATTGCTCAAG atagAGGGCGACTACCAATCTTTGCATCAGCTCTGTGAGGACCAGGCCCTCTACATAAAG AAATACCAGGAAATTCTGAgacagatggaaaaggaaaaagaggtgcTTCTTCTTGAACAAGAAGT ATTCAAAGCCCAGAACAACTCCTCCCAAATACTGAAACCTGGGTCAATTCTGGTAGAGACCATCCAAAGCAACATG GAGAAGACCATcattaagaaacagaagagaatcttTTGGTACAG ACATTTCAGGTGTGGTGTCTTCATGGTCATGATCTTCATTAGGCTGCTGGGCTATGTGCTTTTCCACCTGCAGTACACGAACCCAGACCTTCTTGTGGATGTCCTACCCATGGTAATCAGCAGGGACACCCTGAAGAGGCTGAGGGAGGTCTTACTTCCCTTCCTCACTCTAGAGGTGGAAGAAGTCCTACCACATTAG